A part of Nocardioides sp. WS12 genomic DNA contains:
- a CDS encoding LLM class flavin-dependent oxidoreductase, producing the protein MNPEIEVGIALNDDFLVPDPARRRTLLARMEEVGLNHLTVGDHISFHGGAGFDGFVAATAALVASERLNVLMGVYLAGLRHPMATARQIATLSQLAPGRLTLGVGVAGEDRREVTNMGVDPASRGRRMDETLGLLRRLATGDVIDHDGEFFQLDGASILPAPETRVPIVIGGGGDVAVRRTVEYGDGWLGMWCSARRYAATHQQIVEGFEQSDRTGPSFAGLNIWVGLGEDADRARAALGDAMSSLYNLPPEKFQHISAAGTPDDVAEFIAPYVEGGARTITLIPISDSADEAVELSGQVRDRLRSLAPVS; encoded by the coding sequence ATGAACCCTGAGATCGAGGTCGGTATCGCCCTCAATGACGACTTCCTCGTACCGGACCCGGCACGCCGCCGCACCCTGCTCGCCCGGATGGAAGAGGTCGGCCTGAACCACCTCACTGTCGGCGACCACATCAGCTTCCACGGCGGCGCCGGCTTCGACGGCTTCGTCGCCGCGACGGCTGCCCTCGTGGCGAGCGAGCGACTCAACGTCCTGATGGGCGTCTACCTCGCCGGCCTGCGCCACCCGATGGCGACTGCCCGCCAGATCGCGACGCTGAGCCAGCTCGCCCCCGGCCGACTGACCCTCGGCGTCGGCGTCGCCGGTGAGGACCGTCGCGAGGTCACCAACATGGGCGTCGACCCGGCTTCCCGCGGTCGTCGGATGGACGAGACGCTCGGCTTGCTGCGTCGGCTCGCCACCGGCGACGTCATCGATCACGACGGCGAGTTCTTCCAGCTCGACGGCGCGAGCATCCTGCCCGCGCCCGAGACCCGGGTCCCGATCGTCATCGGCGGCGGCGGCGACGTCGCCGTACGGCGGACCGTTGAGTACGGCGACGGCTGGCTCGGCATGTGGTGCTCGGCCCGCCGCTACGCGGCCACCCACCAGCAGATCGTCGAAGGCTTCGAGCAGAGCGATCGCACCGGTCCGAGCTTCGCCGGGCTGAACATCTGGGTCGGCCTGGGCGAGGACGCCGATCGGGCGCGCGCGGCGCTCGGCGACGCGATGTCGTCGCTGTACAACCTGCCTCCCGAGAAGTTCCAGCACATCAGCGCTGCCGGCACACCGGACGACGTGGCCGAGTTCATCGCGCCGTACGTCGAGGGTGGCGCTCGAACGATCACCCTGATTCCGATCTCCG
- a CDS encoding epoxide hydrolase family protein translates to MAVLSLPPTGLPQRFVPEIGDREVADLRARLAQTRWPEEATEPGGVQGPALSDLQELVTYWREEYDWDRLGKRLASVPQVRVEVDGLGIHAVHVRSSRPDAVPLLVTHGWPSTCFEFLDLLPLLTEPAHGPAFHVVAPSLPGYGWSDKPASSGWGIERTADAWAALMDALDYPTFVAHGGDWGAVVSTALARRHPDRLLGLHVTLPLSRTTDADREWASASERKGLEREDRYRSDGYAYAQVQRSRPQTIGYALVDSPVALCAWVVEKLWAWSDTGPDGASLLSADDVLDTVSIYWLTATGASAARLYREVDWRSQGAPVDVPTGCSIFPGEIIRPPRSAVERQYRDLRHWRELDRGGHFAAAEVPDLLASEIRTFVGALEGLESSPVFGQTNSCEGG, encoded by the coding sequence ATGGCTGTCCTGTCATTGCCTCCGACAGGGCTGCCGCAGCGCTTCGTGCCGGAGATCGGTGACCGTGAGGTCGCCGATCTCCGGGCACGACTGGCGCAGACCCGGTGGCCTGAAGAGGCGACCGAGCCCGGCGGGGTGCAGGGGCCTGCGCTGTCCGATCTCCAGGAGCTGGTCACGTACTGGCGCGAGGAGTACGACTGGGATCGTCTCGGGAAGCGGTTGGCCTCGGTGCCGCAGGTCCGGGTCGAGGTCGACGGCCTGGGCATCCACGCGGTGCATGTCCGCTCGAGTCGGCCCGACGCCGTACCCCTGCTGGTGACGCACGGGTGGCCGAGCACCTGCTTCGAGTTCCTCGACTTGCTGCCACTGTTGACTGAACCTGCGCATGGGCCGGCCTTTCACGTCGTCGCTCCGTCGCTCCCCGGCTACGGCTGGAGCGACAAGCCAGCCAGCAGCGGCTGGGGGATCGAGCGGACGGCCGACGCGTGGGCCGCACTGATGGACGCCCTCGATTACCCGACCTTCGTCGCTCATGGCGGCGACTGGGGTGCTGTGGTCAGCACCGCCCTCGCCCGCCGCCATCCCGATCGCCTGCTGGGACTGCACGTCACACTCCCGCTGTCGAGGACGACGGACGCGGACCGCGAGTGGGCGTCTGCGAGCGAGCGGAAAGGTCTCGAGCGGGAGGACCGCTACCGGAGCGACGGCTACGCCTACGCGCAGGTGCAACGCTCGCGCCCGCAGACCATCGGCTATGCCCTCGTCGACTCGCCTGTCGCCCTGTGCGCCTGGGTTGTGGAGAAGCTCTGGGCCTGGTCGGACACCGGCCCTGACGGCGCCTCGTTGCTGTCGGCTGACGACGTCCTCGACACGGTGTCGATCTACTGGCTGACCGCGACTGGTGCCTCGGCGGCTCGCCTGTACCGCGAGGTCGACTGGCGCAGTCAAGGGGCTCCGGTCGATGTGCCGACCGGGTGCTCGATCTTCCCCGGCGAGATCATCCGGCCGCCGCGGTCCGCCGTCGAGCGTCAGTACCGGGACCTGCGCCACTGGCGCGAGCTCGACCGTGGCGGACATTTCGCCGCCGCCGAGGTGCCGGACCTGCTCGCGAGTGAGATCCGGACCTTCGTCGGAGCCCTCGAGGGGTTGGAGAGTTCTCCAGTTTTTGGTCAGACCAATAGTTGTGAAGGCGGATGA
- a CDS encoding AMP-binding protein — protein MAEQLKTVRDRYSEEDIASFYEQGYWQERSFYGLVTDQAARRPDAPFLVDVSTTMTYAEFAEHALRLAAGLKRAGLKRGERIAVQLPNWVEFPLLAVAASRIGAILVPIMTIYRGDEVGYVLQHSGASLAVTSGEFKGFDHAAMFAELRTQAPGVRELFVARSDDSPHGSPLSGLFAEGDLADLEVELGPDSSPDDGFLIVYTSGTTSRPKGCFHSFNTVRSSAAAIAKSLEYTEADVQFGPSPITHSTGLVTSVLLPLLAGAKSYLMESWDPALAHDLIKEHGCTAAVTATPFLQMLMGAYDPAKHDASSLRLWVCAGSPIPGSVVEASSKLFAGCQTLSLYGRSENFLTTMCTVNDDASRSASSDGSALDGATIQVVDSDGHEVARGEEGDISYRGPSHMIEYFRNDEETAALFTPDGFSRSGDLGRMDADGFVRVTGRLKDIVIRGGMNISARELEEHLLAHDDIANVAIVGMPDERLGEKVCAYVIPAAAGTEITLEQLTSYLREHNVATPKLPERIEIVDALPMTATGKVQKHLLRADIASKLASVDA, from the coding sequence ATGGCTGAGCAACTGAAGACGGTTCGCGATCGGTACTCCGAGGAGGACATCGCGTCGTTCTACGAGCAGGGGTACTGGCAGGAGCGGAGCTTCTACGGCCTCGTGACTGATCAGGCCGCGCGCCGCCCCGATGCGCCCTTCCTCGTCGACGTGTCGACGACGATGACCTACGCAGAGTTCGCTGAGCACGCACTGCGGCTCGCCGCGGGCCTCAAGCGCGCCGGACTGAAGCGCGGCGAGCGGATCGCCGTCCAGCTCCCGAACTGGGTCGAGTTCCCGCTGCTCGCGGTGGCGGCTTCGCGGATCGGCGCGATCCTGGTCCCGATCATGACCATCTATCGCGGCGACGAGGTCGGCTACGTCCTCCAGCACTCTGGGGCGTCGCTTGCGGTGACGTCCGGTGAGTTCAAGGGCTTCGACCACGCTGCGATGTTCGCCGAGCTGCGGACCCAGGCTCCCGGCGTACGCGAACTGTTCGTGGCGCGTTCGGACGACTCGCCCCACGGCAGCCCGCTGTCCGGGCTGTTCGCCGAGGGTGACCTCGCTGACCTGGAAGTCGAGCTCGGCCCCGATTCCTCCCCTGATGACGGCTTCCTGATCGTCTACACCTCGGGCACCACGTCGCGCCCCAAGGGATGCTTCCACTCGTTCAACACGGTGCGGTCCAGCGCCGCTGCGATCGCGAAGAGCCTGGAGTACACCGAGGCGGACGTGCAGTTCGGTCCGTCCCCGATCACGCACAGCACAGGTCTGGTGACGAGCGTGCTGCTGCCGCTGCTGGCTGGCGCGAAGTCGTACCTGATGGAGTCGTGGGACCCCGCCCTGGCGCACGACCTGATCAAGGAGCACGGCTGCACCGCGGCCGTGACCGCCACCCCCTTCCTGCAGATGCTGATGGGTGCCTACGACCCGGCGAAGCACGACGCGTCGAGCCTGCGCCTCTGGGTCTGCGCGGGATCGCCCATTCCGGGCTCCGTCGTCGAGGCGTCCAGCAAGCTCTTTGCTGGCTGCCAGACCCTCTCCCTCTATGGTCGCTCGGAGAACTTCCTCACGACCATGTGCACGGTGAACGACGACGCGTCCAGGTCGGCGAGCTCTGACGGCTCGGCGCTCGACGGCGCGACGATCCAGGTCGTCGACTCGGATGGCCACGAAGTGGCGCGCGGCGAGGAGGGCGACATCTCCTACCGCGGCCCCAGTCACATGATCGAGTACTTCCGCAACGACGAGGAGACCGCGGCGCTGTTCACGCCCGACGGCTTCTCGCGCTCCGGTGACCTCGGCCGGATGGACGCCGATGGCTTCGTCCGGGTGACCGGACGCCTCAAGGACATCGTGATCCGCGGGGGCATGAACATCAGCGCCCGTGAGCTCGAGGAGCACCTGCTCGCCCACGACGACATCGCCAATGTCGCCATCGTCGGCATGCCGGACGAGCGACTCGGCGAGAAGGTGTGCGCGTACGTCATTCCTGCTGCCGCTGGCACGGAGATCACTCTCGAGCAGCTGACCAGTTACCTGCGCGAGCACAACGTGGCGACCCCGAAGCTTCCGGAGCGGATCGAGATCGTCGACGCGCTGCCGATGACGGCAACGGGCAAGGTGCAGAAGCACCTGCTGCGCGCCGACATCGCGTCCAAGCTCGCTTCCGTCGACGCCTGA
- a CDS encoding peptidyl-prolyl cis-trans isomerase: MTVVKVETTTSWSERLRGMDRRVLAAVVVVLVLAGSGTWWFLQRDNLPEGAAFQLGDEVVMADDVDRRIDALEALYGVQAPEKKSEKSDFLRDAAKSMAVQLMLQDEAKERGIVIAAKEIDDTLQTLIEQRYPDGGRTAFVAALGELGASEDQVRDEIGDQLLVSRLFDDVAGDVSIDEAELEAAFEDRKDELATPVRRNLRNIVVADRPSAEKVLRRLRAGESFTAVAKATSLDSSTRDKGGDLGALPADNLEDAYAKAAFTAPVGALFGPVQTESGWNVGRVDKELPAAPAKFAELREALRRTVLAEKSLKEWRTWLKDVIADHDVTYADAYLPDDPGAVPDIDQADVTEGK; this comes from the coding sequence GTGACGGTCGTCAAGGTCGAGACGACCACGAGCTGGTCCGAGCGCCTGCGCGGGATGGACCGCCGCGTGCTGGCCGCCGTGGTCGTCGTACTGGTCCTTGCCGGTTCCGGGACCTGGTGGTTCCTCCAGCGGGACAACCTGCCCGAGGGTGCGGCCTTCCAGCTCGGTGACGAGGTCGTGATGGCCGACGACGTCGACCGCCGCATCGATGCCCTCGAAGCGCTCTACGGCGTCCAGGCGCCGGAGAAGAAGTCGGAGAAGTCGGACTTCCTCCGCGACGCGGCGAAGTCGATGGCGGTTCAGCTGATGCTCCAGGACGAGGCGAAGGAGCGCGGCATCGTGATCGCCGCCAAGGAGATCGATGACACGCTCCAGACGCTGATCGAGCAGCGCTATCCGGACGGCGGCCGCACCGCGTTCGTGGCGGCTCTCGGCGAGCTCGGGGCCAGCGAGGACCAGGTGCGCGACGAGATCGGTGACCAGCTCCTCGTCTCGCGGCTCTTCGACGACGTCGCCGGCGACGTGTCGATCGATGAGGCCGAGCTCGAGGCGGCCTTCGAGGACCGCAAGGACGAACTGGCCACTCCGGTTCGCCGGAACCTGCGCAATATCGTCGTGGCGGACCGCCCCTCTGCCGAGAAGGTGCTGCGGAGGCTTCGCGCCGGCGAGTCGTTCACAGCCGTTGCGAAGGCCACGAGTCTCGACTCCTCCACCCGTGACAAGGGGGGCGACCTCGGAGCGCTTCCGGCCGACAACCTGGAGGACGCCTACGCCAAGGCGGCGTTCACCGCACCCGTCGGCGCGCTCTTCGGGCCCGTGCAGACCGAGTCGGGGTGGAACGTCGGCCGGGTCGACAAGGAGCTTCCGGCCGCGCCAGCCAAGTTTGCCGAGCTGCGCGAGGCCCTGCGCCGGACCGTTCTTGCCGAGAAGTCGCTGAAGGAATGGCGCACCTGGCTGAAGGACGTCATTGCCGACCACGACGTGACGTACGCCGACGCGTACCTGCCGGACGACCCGGGCGCGGTCCCGGACATCGACCAGGCAGACGTGACCGAAGGGAAATGA
- a CDS encoding MMPL family transporter, with protein sequence MNTRLRFLVAVALVVAAGAWAAIGLSRLEVDSDLESLLPANDPAVEALAGMAQQFGGDPVVVLVEGGGDPLDKDRLPRLLQLEGELSALDDVVATFGPATTLNQIALRVKQLLAELSGQRDALKQAGRTKELAQFERRYGTLLVQAMPAGLPTLSNADFVQSVVKDPKTGKVRPLWRQYLPADETVAIYLRPRENLDEKAAAAMAASVREVLQEDGAVPDGADTTVTGAPVVSVGLADRLRSEVPRLALTAFAVVALALLLVPWTRRRRWRLAPLLVMAGATAGTLGSFGWRDEPLSLGAATFLPIILGLGSYYPVYLSRTGHRRVVLAVAVSSALAFAGLLLSPLPFVAELGYAVPVGLGLVVAFSLLAAWVRPGLLDAAEEPALARNPKLSWSMPRGLAIGVVLVGVLGAGVGWGALAVTDLKTDPQQLLAGLPALEEAVHVEEVVGFSAEVDIRLIGANVLTPEALAWSRTAEQEVVTQFGDRVQPVVTVSGLLSFLGEKPSAEQVEAGVNALPSYVSSAVVSLDRRQALASYGVAWTDLADDRNLMRSLEDALPPPPAGYRVEVSGLPAAAERGYDLVDGERYQASVIALLASAIALVLLLPNRRDALLALLAAAIATGLSIALLVAVIGALNPLTLALGALTAAVGSEFTVLLLAARRAEDPAMQRSVMLAVLLSLGGYGVLLTSSLPVLRELGLALSGSVALSVLIALALATLRAGQPTPPSTVPLSSNSPEAHHEPVHH encoded by the coding sequence GTGAATACCCGCCTGCGCTTCCTCGTCGCCGTGGCCCTCGTGGTCGCGGCGGGGGCGTGGGCTGCCATCGGGCTGAGCAGGCTCGAGGTCGACAGTGATCTGGAGTCGCTGCTCCCGGCCAACGATCCGGCCGTCGAGGCGCTCGCGGGCATGGCGCAGCAGTTCGGCGGGGATCCGGTGGTGGTCCTCGTCGAGGGTGGGGGAGACCCGCTCGATAAGGACCGGCTGCCGCGCCTGCTTCAGCTGGAGGGCGAGCTCTCGGCGCTGGACGACGTCGTCGCGACCTTCGGGCCGGCGACGACACTGAACCAGATCGCGCTGCGGGTCAAGCAGCTGTTGGCGGAGTTGAGCGGACAACGTGACGCGCTCAAGCAGGCGGGCCGGACCAAGGAGCTCGCGCAGTTCGAACGTCGCTACGGCACCCTGCTGGTCCAGGCCATGCCTGCCGGCCTGCCCACGTTGAGCAATGCCGACTTCGTGCAGTCGGTCGTGAAGGACCCGAAGACCGGGAAGGTGCGCCCGCTGTGGCGTCAGTACCTGCCCGCGGACGAAACGGTGGCGATCTACCTCCGACCGCGCGAGAACCTCGACGAGAAGGCGGCCGCTGCAATGGCCGCCAGCGTTCGCGAGGTGCTGCAGGAGGACGGTGCCGTCCCCGACGGCGCCGACACCACGGTCACCGGGGCTCCGGTTGTCAGTGTTGGGCTGGCCGATCGCCTGCGTAGTGAGGTCCCGCGGCTGGCGTTGACCGCCTTCGCGGTCGTGGCGCTTGCGCTGCTCCTGGTGCCCTGGACCCGTCGTCGACGCTGGCGCCTGGCGCCGCTGCTGGTGATGGCCGGTGCGACGGCCGGAACGCTGGGGTCCTTCGGGTGGCGGGACGAACCGCTCTCGCTGGGAGCTGCGACCTTCCTCCCGATCATTCTCGGTCTGGGCAGCTACTACCCCGTCTATCTCTCGCGTACCGGGCACCGGCGTGTGGTCCTGGCCGTCGCGGTCTCCTCCGCCCTCGCCTTCGCGGGCCTGCTGTTGTCGCCGCTGCCCTTCGTGGCCGAGCTCGGGTACGCCGTACCGGTCGGCCTTGGGCTGGTGGTTGCCTTCAGCCTGCTGGCCGCCTGGGTGCGCCCGGGGCTGCTCGACGCTGCCGAAGAGCCCGCGCTGGCGCGGAATCCGAAGCTTTCCTGGTCGATGCCTCGCGGGCTGGCGATCGGCGTGGTCCTCGTCGGCGTGCTCGGCGCGGGCGTGGGCTGGGGCGCACTGGCCGTCACCGACCTGAAGACCGACCCGCAGCAGTTGCTGGCCGGGCTGCCTGCCCTCGAGGAAGCAGTCCACGTCGAAGAGGTGGTCGGCTTCAGCGCCGAGGTCGACATCCGGCTGATCGGTGCCAACGTCCTGACGCCTGAAGCCCTGGCCTGGTCCCGAACGGCCGAGCAGGAGGTCGTCACCCAGTTCGGTGACCGGGTCCAGCCGGTCGTCACCGTCAGCGGACTCCTCTCCTTCCTGGGCGAGAAGCCGAGCGCCGAGCAGGTCGAGGCCGGGGTCAATGCCCTGCCGTCGTACGTCTCGTCGGCGGTCGTGTCACTCGACCGCCGCCAGGCGCTGGCGAGCTACGGCGTGGCATGGACGGACCTGGCCGACGACCGCAACCTGATGCGCTCGCTCGAGGACGCGCTCCCGCCGCCGCCGGCCGGCTACCGCGTGGAGGTGTCCGGACTGCCGGCTGCCGCTGAACGCGGCTATGACCTGGTCGATGGAGAGCGCTACCAGGCGAGTGTCATCGCGCTGCTGGCCTCGGCCATCGCCCTGGTCCTGTTGCTGCCCAACCGCCGCGACGCCCTGCTGGCCCTGCTCGCGGCCGCGATCGCGACCGGACTCTCGATCGCCCTGCTGGTGGCCGTCATCGGAGCGCTGAATCCGTTGACCCTCGCCCTCGGCGCGCTCACTGCCGCTGTCGGTTCGGAGTTCACGGTCCTCCTCCTCGCAGCCCGCCGCGCCGAGGACCCGGCGATGCAACGCTCGGTCATGCTGGCCGTCCTGCTCTCCCTCGGTGGGTACGGCGTCCTGCTGACGTCGTCCTTGCCCGTGCTGCGTGAGCTGGGGCTTGCCCTGTCCGGCTCGGTGGCCCTCTCGGTCCTCATCGCCCTGGCGCTGGCGACCCTCCGGGCGGGGCAACCGACGCCGCCCTCCACCGTCCCCCTCTCCTCGAACTCACCGGAGGCGCACCATGAGCCCGTCCACCATTGA
- a CDS encoding MlaD family protein produces MRIPYTVIPRLRAVTVIAFISACTLLFGYLWINMGGRLPLVSSDGYRVSFESKDVDNLVYDSDVMVAGVRVGKVRQLDAAGGTAKVVLQIDEAAAMPLHEGARLHLRSKSLIEETYVEIVDGSGAELPDGATLPADALVPSVQLDDLLASLDKGTRADLSASLQSLGASTEQTGDQIAQTLTGLGNLGREGYDVLDALEAQSQDLQQLVSTSSRVMTALDSGQGRIVDLVEQAGLLTSSTASQKSDIEATVRALPGVLSTAREATTQLSVLAKDLRPVTKGINGAAPALTRALAYLPATTRDLRGLLPSLDATLDKAPATLERVPDVAKQLVRIIPTTRAVLADVNPMLAFMKPYGPDLGAFIGGWSAMLGNSDVNGHYLRIMPVLNEGSLKGNPLPLNTGILDKSNGYPKPGESRNPGPFKGTYPHVERDEE; encoded by the coding sequence ATGCGCATCCCCTATACCGTGATCCCGCGGCTCCGCGCAGTGACCGTCATCGCCTTCATCTCGGCCTGCACCTTGTTGTTCGGCTACCTCTGGATCAACATGGGCGGCCGCCTGCCGCTGGTCTCCAGCGACGGCTACCGCGTGTCGTTCGAGTCGAAGGACGTCGACAACCTGGTCTACGACTCCGACGTCATGGTCGCCGGCGTCCGGGTCGGCAAGGTGCGCCAGCTCGACGCCGCTGGGGGGACGGCCAAGGTCGTCCTCCAGATCGACGAGGCGGCGGCGATGCCGCTGCACGAGGGCGCGCGCCTGCACCTTCGCTCGAAGTCCCTCATCGAGGAGACCTACGTCGAGATCGTCGACGGTTCCGGTGCAGAGCTTCCCGACGGAGCGACCTTGCCGGCGGATGCGCTGGTCCCGAGTGTCCAGCTCGACGACCTGCTCGCGAGTCTCGACAAGGGCACCCGCGCCGACCTGAGCGCCTCGCTCCAGTCGCTCGGCGCCTCCACCGAGCAGACGGGCGACCAGATCGCACAGACCCTGACCGGCCTGGGGAACCTCGGCCGTGAGGGGTACGACGTCCTCGACGCTCTCGAAGCGCAGTCGCAGGACCTGCAGCAGCTGGTCTCGACCTCGAGCCGGGTCATGACAGCGCTGGACTCCGGACAGGGTCGGATCGTCGACCTCGTCGAGCAGGCCGGTCTGCTGACCTCCAGTACCGCGTCACAGAAGAGTGACATCGAGGCGACGGTCCGCGCGTTGCCGGGTGTGCTGTCCACGGCTCGTGAGGCCACGACCCAGCTCTCGGTCCTGGCGAAGGACCTCCGACCGGTGACGAAGGGGATCAACGGCGCAGCGCCGGCCCTGACCCGGGCCCTGGCGTACCTGCCCGCGACGACGCGCGACCTCCGGGGCCTCCTGCCGTCGCTGGACGCCACGCTCGACAAGGCGCCAGCCACGCTCGAGCGTGTTCCGGACGTGGCGAAGCAGCTCGTGCGGATCATTCCGACCACCCGTGCGGTCCTGGCCGACGTGAACCCGATGCTCGCGTTCATGAAGCCCTACGGCCCCGACCTCGGGGCGTTCATTGGCGGCTGGTCGGCCATGCTGGGCAACTCCGACGTCAACGGTCACTACCTGCGGATCATGCCGGTCCTCAACGAGGGCTCGCTCAAGGGCAACCCGCTGCCCCTCAACACGGGGATCCTCGACAAGTCCAACGGATACCCGAAGCCGGGCGAGTCCCGGAACCCCGGTCCGTTCAAGGGCACGTACCCCCATGTGGAGCGGGACGAAGAGTGA
- a CDS encoding MlaD family protein, whose product MTTRNRFVRGWERARTVPGLGRDLTAIVALVLAGLLVAGVILAKQRVHWPWQDEVILKADFRSVPAISPGNGQEVRIAGVTVGRITEAEVTDDGRARLTLSLDPGHPVYKDTHLVLRPKTPLNDMYVEMSQGTEQAGELKDGAVIPVDQTSNPVQIDEVLGHLDESTRAALTSLLGESDVALANAPTDLPNGLDAADQTLGTFRPVVKAMAQRRESIASLVTALQQIATAAGKDDKRLQRLVASLATTVTTLAAHDDDVRAALKALPGATDELREATSAVTGLSAELDPALVNLRKASGELPSALESLGDVAKEVEDTAVRARPVVEQLRPVIADLRPFVNALQPTLDDVVPIAARLDRGTQVLVSRMVDLQAFVYNTASFVSLQDANGGILRGQAVLNTSSLPIPNGSDR is encoded by the coding sequence GTGACCACCAGGAACCGCTTCGTCCGTGGATGGGAGCGTGCGCGCACGGTCCCGGGACTCGGGCGCGACCTGACTGCCATCGTCGCGCTGGTCCTCGCCGGCCTGCTCGTCGCTGGGGTGATCCTCGCCAAGCAGCGGGTGCACTGGCCCTGGCAGGACGAGGTCATCCTCAAGGCTGACTTCCGCAGCGTCCCCGCGATCAGCCCCGGCAACGGTCAGGAGGTCCGGATCGCGGGCGTCACGGTGGGCCGGATCACCGAGGCCGAGGTCACTGATGACGGTCGGGCACGACTGACCCTGTCGCTCGACCCGGGCCACCCGGTCTACAAGGACACCCACCTCGTCCTGCGACCGAAGACGCCGCTCAACGACATGTACGTCGAGATGAGCCAGGGCACCGAGCAGGCGGGTGAGCTGAAGGACGGAGCCGTCATCCCGGTCGACCAGACCTCCAACCCGGTGCAGATCGACGAGGTGCTCGGTCACCTCGACGAGAGCACCCGGGCGGCCCTCACCTCGTTGTTGGGCGAGTCCGACGTGGCTCTGGCGAATGCACCGACGGACCTGCCGAACGGCCTCGATGCTGCTGACCAGACGCTCGGCACCTTCCGGCCCGTCGTGAAGGCGATGGCGCAGCGCCGCGAGTCGATCGCGTCCTTGGTCACCGCCCTGCAGCAGATCGCGACGGCGGCTGGCAAGGACGACAAGAGGTTGCAGCGGCTGGTCGCCTCGCTCGCCACCACCGTGACCACGCTCGCCGCGCACGACGACGACGTGCGCGCCGCGCTCAAGGCACTTCCGGGGGCCACCGATGAGCTGCGGGAGGCGACGTCGGCCGTGACCGGTCTCAGCGCTGAGCTGGACCCTGCCCTGGTCAACCTGCGCAAGGCGTCCGGCGAACTGCCGTCCGCACTGGAGTCCCTGGGCGACGTGGCCAAGGAGGTCGAGGACACCGCCGTCCGCGCCCGTCCGGTGGTCGAGCAGTTGCGTCCGGTGATCGCTGACCTGCGGCCCTTCGTCAACGCGTTGCAACCCACGCTCGACGACGTCGTACCGATCGCAGCGCGGCTGGACCGCGGGACCCAGGTGCTGGTGTCACGGATGGTCGACCTCCAGGCCTTCGTCTACAACACCGCGTCCTTCGTCAGCCTGCAGGACGCCAATGGCGGCATCCTGCGTGGCCAAGCGGTGCTCAACACGTCGTCGCTGCCCATCCCGAACGGAAGTGACCGCTGA
- a CDS encoding MlaD family protein, translating to MLLKALHRFERFSSPRVGVVVITLLMVLGVTLFQKTQIQTFLSPGDDIKVTFARDYQLRSHVTRVKVAGVPVGIVTEVEHQEDGTAVATLHLEKGVTKKLRKDPSAALRPTTLLGGNYYVELAPGGDPGEVDAIGVDRTTTPVELDRVLETLKPEARASTQRTIRRLDETLDKDGQRAVHGLIEDAPDTLRPLGVTLSALRGEKPADLRELVASLDDTARTLNQNQGRLDSALTGLAEVSDTLAASSPDVAETVEDLPQTLRSTRAGLGALDHSLEELRDVSDDALPTARRLSATLRALHPALRELKPVMADLRPALADLRPLVDDLVPSAIDGTAILDDVDGKPIDRIKGPIVEALNSDFTGTGMYKDGGNDTVFYKEFGDLIAGMNNAGKMTDRNGSTIHFQPGFGVGSVSNLPISFEQLLMQLAYPQGAP from the coding sequence ATGTTGCTCAAGGCACTGCACCGCTTCGAGCGGTTCTCCTCGCCCCGAGTGGGGGTGGTCGTGATCACCCTGCTGATGGTGCTCGGCGTGACGCTGTTCCAGAAGACGCAGATCCAGACCTTCCTCAGCCCTGGTGACGACATCAAGGTGACCTTCGCCCGGGACTACCAGCTCCGCAGCCACGTCACCCGCGTCAAGGTCGCCGGCGTGCCGGTCGGCATCGTCACTGAGGTCGAGCACCAGGAGGACGGCACCGCCGTCGCCACCCTGCATCTGGAGAAGGGCGTCACCAAGAAGCTCCGCAAGGATCCGTCGGCTGCCCTGCGACCGACCACTCTCCTGGGTGGCAACTACTACGTGGAGCTCGCGCCCGGCGGCGATCCCGGTGAGGTCGACGCGATCGGCGTCGACCGTACGACGACGCCCGTCGAGCTCGACCGCGTGCTGGAGACCCTGAAGCCCGAGGCACGTGCGAGCACCCAGCGCACGATCCGGCGTCTCGACGAGACGCTGGACAAGGACGGCCAGAGGGCGGTGCACGGCCTCATCGAGGACGCACCCGACACGCTGCGTCCGCTCGGCGTCACCCTCTCCGCCCTGCGTGGGGAGAAGCCGGCGGACCTGCGCGAGCTGGTGGCCTCTCTCGACGACACCGCCCGCACCCTGAACCAGAACCAGGGTCGCCTGGACTCAGCCCTGACCGGTCTGGCCGAGGTCAGCGACACGCTGGCCGCGTCCTCGCCCGACGTCGCCGAAACGGTCGAGGACCTGCCACAGACGCTGCGGTCGACGCGTGCGGGGCTCGGCGCGCTGGACCACAGCCTCGAGGAACTGCGTGACGTGTCCGATGACGCCCTGCCGACGGCGCGGCGCCTCAGCGCCACCCTCCGGGCGCTCCACCCGGCGCTCCGGGAGCTGAAGCCGGTCATGGCGGACCTCCGCCCGGCACTGGCCGACCTTCGCCCGCTCGTCGACGACCTGGTGCCTTCCGCCATCGACGGGACAGCGATTCTCGACGACGTCGACGGCAAGCCCATCGACCGGATCAAGGGCCCGATCGTCGAGGCCCTCAACAGCGACTTCACCGGCACGGGCATGTACAAGGACGGTGGCAACGACACCGTCTTCTACAAGGAGTTCGGCGATCTCATCGCCGGCATGAACAACGCCGGCAAGATGACCGACCGCAACGGCTCGACCATCCACTTCCAGCCCGGGTTCGGGGTCGGCTCCGTGTCGAACCTGCCCATCAGCTTCGAGCAGTTGCTCATGCAGCTCGCCTACCCGCAGGGGGCACCGTGA